Below is a window of Leucobacter sp. Psy1 DNA.
ATGGCGCGCTTCGCCGTGGACCGGGGAGCCGACGCAGTCGGTGTGGTCATGAGCGAGCGGAGTCCGCGTCACGCAGCTCCCGCGGTCGCGCGGAGCGTCGTCGCGGCGGCGCACGACGCCGCGGCCTCCACCGATACGGTTCTCGTGGTACGGGAGATGCCCGCTGCGGAGGCCGCCGCGACGGCGCTGCGGCTCGGCTTCGACGTCCTGCAGCTCCACGGCAAGTACTCCGCGGCCGACTTCGCTGCGGCTCTCGAGATCATTCCGCGTGTGTGGCGTGCGACCTCGCTCGTCACAGAGCCCGACGTCCGCGCCGGCGACCTCGGCGAGGAGCTCCTGCTCCTGGACGGGGCCGCGGCCGGATCCGGTGAAACCTGGGATCTCTCCACCATCGACCGCGCACGCATCGGCGACCGCTGGCTCCTGGCCGGCGGCCTCGATCCACGCACCGTCGGCCCCGCCGTCGACCTCGCTCGCCCCTGGGGCGTCGACGTCTCCAGCGGAGTGGAGTCCTCCCCTGGCCTGAAGGATCGGGACCTCATCGCCCGCTTCCTCGCGGCGGCACGACCCGCCCGAGACTAATCCTCGTCGGGGCGCCGCGACCGCGGAGGTGCATCGGTGATGATCGTGACGTCGCCCGGGTCGATCCGACCGGTGCGATCATCACCGGTGAACGGCGATTGTGCGCCGAACACCGCTCCCCCGGCGATTTCGCGGCGGAACTGCGAGAGGGAAAGCCAGAAGACGATCAGCGCTGCAGCGATCGCGGCCGCGAGAGCGACGCCGAACCAGCGCTCAGAGTACAGACCCACGAGGATCGTCAGCACGTGCCACGCGCCGAAGCCGGCCACGTCGGTCCACGACACCGCCCGATCCCGCTGCACCGAAGGCCTCGCGCGCACGAGGAGCGACGAGACGAGCTGCGCGATCGCCACTGAAGGAATCGCGATGAACAGAACCCACAGGAAGGCCCAACCGCCCGCTTCGAACACGCCCCACCCGACGAGCAGCCACAGCGGCAGCACGAGTACGGCCGGGAACAGCCATCGGAAGAATGCGCGTCGAAGCCACATGCGGATGAGCATACGCCCCCACCACGGGAAAACCCCGAACAGTCACTGTGTAGACTGGTCTGTCTAGCTGCTCGCTCCCCCAACGGAGGTCCGCCGTGCCCGAACTCACCGCCCGCGACCGAATTCTCACCGCCGCCGCTCGTCGATTCGCCGCCGACGGCATCATCGCCACCGGGATCGATGCCGTCATCGCCGAAGCCGGCGTCGCGAAGATGAGCCTGTACAACAACTTCTCGTCGAAGGCCGCACTCGTCGGTTCCTACATCGAGGCCAGGCATCACGAGTTGCTGGATTTCTACGCTCGTCGCGTCGCGACGGCGTCGACACCGGCGGAGTCGTGCCTCGCTCTGTTCGATGCCTACCTCGATCACGCGGAGAGTGCGCCGGAAGCGACGTTCCGCGGGTGCGGCCTACTGAACGCCGCGTCCGAGTTCCCCGCCGGCGATCCCGCCAGGGCAGTGGTGCGGGAGCACAAGGAGGAGATCGAGGCCATCCTGCTCGGTCACCTCGCCGAGGTGGTCGGCGAGGAACAGGCCAGCGGCCTTGCCGAGCACCTCGTCTACGTGCTCGAAGGAGCTATGTCACGGGCCGGCCTCGATGGCGCCACCGAACGCATCTCGCGCGGCCGCACCATCGCGGCGGCCATTCTGCGGGCCGAGCTGCCGGCGGAATCGCGGTGACCCTCGGATGAGTCCTCAGCAAACCGTGCACCGTGGGCGCGCTCTCGGAGTCATCGCAGTACTCACGACCGCCGTGCTCTGGGGCACGACCGGCACCGCCGCGACCTTCGCGCCAGAGGTGGGACCGCTCGCGATCGGTGCCGCCGCCCTCGGCATCGGCGGCGTACTGCAGGCAGGCATCGCGATTCCGGCGCTCCGCTCCAGCGCCCGGGAACTTCGCTCGAGACCGGGGCTCGTGTGGGCCGGGGCTCTCGCCGTCTTCGTCTACCCGCTGGCGTTCTACAGCTCGATGCACCTGGCCGGCGTCGCCATCGGCACTGCAGTCTCGCTCGCCACGGCCCCGCTTGCGGCCGGGGCACTCGAACGCATCCTCGACGACCGCCCGCTCGCCCCGCGCTGGCTCCTCGCCGCGACCATCGGGATCATCGGCGGTGCGACGCTGACCGCCGCCAAGCTCGGGGATTCCGGTTCAGGCGCATCCGATACCGTGCTCGGCATCGTCTGCGGACTGGGAGCCGGCATCGCGTATGCCGCGTACTCCTGGTGCGTGCACCGACTCCTGCACGATGGCGTCGGACGAGCGGCATCGATGGGTGCGATCTTCGGCCTCGGTGGCCTCCTGCTCGTCCCGATCCTCATCGCGACGGGCGCGCCGCTGCTCACCAGCTGGAACAACTTCGCCGTGGGCGCCTACATGGCCATTGTGCCCATGTTCATCGGATACCTCCTCTTCGGTTACGGCCTCACCCGAGTCTCTCCTCGCACCGCGACCACGCTCACGCTCAGCGAACCCGCTGTGGCCGCAGTCCTCGCCACCCTCGTGGTCGGCGAGCGCCTGGGCGCGCTCGGCTGGGCCGGCATGACCTGCGTGGGCGTCGCGCTCGTCGTCGTTACCGCTCCGGTCCGCGTACCCCGAACGCTGACTTCGTAACCGTTTCGTGATACCGTGGGTCACCATTGCCCCCGACCCAGGATACGCATGCCCCGAACCTTCCCGTCAGACGACCAGCGTCAGCCATTCGGCGACCCCGGCATCGGAACGACGGACGAATCGGTCGGGTTCGGACCCGTAGCGGTCACGGCGCTTCCCCGCTACCGATTCGATCGCGAGGAGCCGGCGACGCCGCTCAGCCGGAAGCGCCGGTTCATCCACCGGGCATTGCGCGTCACGGCGGTCGCGAGCGTCGTCGGCCTGGTCGGCGCCAGCGCACTCCCCCTGCTCTCGTCGGCGTCCGAGACTGAGGCGTCAGCGGCGGTCAGACAGAACCTCGTGGTCGACACGTCCTCCGAACCGGATCTCTCCGCCTTCAGCGCTACCTCGGCGAGCTTGAAGCCGTCGGGCGCGACCTATGCGAACGTGGAATCCTCTGCCGT
It encodes the following:
- a CDS encoding phosphoribosylanthranilate isomerase, translated to MYVKICGISDPSMARFAVDRGADAVGVVMSERSPRHAAPAVARSVVAAAHDAAASTDTVLVVREMPAAEAAATALRLGFDVLQLHGKYSAADFAAALEIIPRVWRATSLVTEPDVRAGDLGEELLLLDGAAAGSGETWDLSTIDRARIGDRWLLAGGLDPRTVGPAVDLARPWGVDVSSGVESSPGLKDRDLIARFLAAARPARD
- a CDS encoding MFS transporter permease → MWLRRAFFRWLFPAVLVLPLWLLVGWGVFEAGGWAFLWVLFIAIPSVAIAQLVSSLLVRARPSVQRDRAVSWTDVAGFGAWHVLTILVGLYSERWFGVALAAAIAAALIVFWLSLSQFRREIAGGAVFGAQSPFTGDDRTGRIDPGDVTIITDAPPRSRRPDED
- a CDS encoding TetR/AcrR family transcriptional regulator; its protein translation is MPELTARDRILTAAARRFAADGIIATGIDAVIAEAGVAKMSLYNNFSSKAALVGSYIEARHHELLDFYARRVATASTPAESCLALFDAYLDHAESAPEATFRGCGLLNAASEFPAGDPARAVVREHKEEIEAILLGHLAEVVGEEQASGLAEHLVYVLEGAMSRAGLDGATERISRGRTIAAAILRAELPAESR
- a CDS encoding DMT family transporter — its product is MSPQQTVHRGRALGVIAVLTTAVLWGTTGTAATFAPEVGPLAIGAAALGIGGVLQAGIAIPALRSSARELRSRPGLVWAGALAVFVYPLAFYSSMHLAGVAIGTAVSLATAPLAAGALERILDDRPLAPRWLLAATIGIIGGATLTAAKLGDSGSGASDTVLGIVCGLGAGIAYAAYSWCVHRLLHDGVGRAASMGAIFGLGGLLLVPILIATGAPLLTSWNNFAVGAYMAIVPMFIGYLLFGYGLTRVSPRTATTLTLSEPAVAAVLATLVVGERLGALGWAGMTCVGVALVVVTAPVRVPRTLTS